GATAGTGAGATGCTTGCATCTCAGTATTATGAAAGGGCAAATAGCAGAGTAAATGTTATGCTGCAGGTTCTCCACGGAGAAATACCGGAGGGAGACGGAGTTATAGTTACTACGCAGGAGGCAGGTCAGTTCTCTACTATAGGAGCAACCGCAGAATAAGTTCATGAAAGAAAACAGATTTTTATATGCTGCAAGGTTTATTGCCTGCCTTGCAGTCATAACTATACATACAAGGTTTCCGGGAAAATTTGGTCAGGTAATAGATGCCCTGGCCAGATTTGCGGTACCTTATTTTTTTGCAATTTCAGGTAGATTTCTTTTGGATGCTTCAGACAACTCTATAGCTTTCATCCGTATGAGAACAGGAAAAGCGCTTCTTAAACTGCTTAAGATTACTGGAATTGTATATATCATCCATCTTATTTTTTCTCTGGTAGTCAATATCTTTAATCAGATGTCGGTTTCAGAGTGGCTATCTTCCAAGTTTAATTTCGCAGAGCTTACTAATTTTGTTTTGTATAATTCCGGAAGATTTATATATGACGGCTCATATACCTTTGATCATTTATGGTATCTTTTTGCGCTTATATATGTATATGGCCTTATTTATATTTTTGCAGGAGTTTTGATAAAGTGGTACAAGGGACTTATCGGTATACTTCTTTTCTTTTTGTACCTGGGAATGCTGTTGCAGACCTATTACCCTATAAGACCATTTGGAATTAATATCTGTACCTGGTTTGTTATGAGAAACTGGTTATTTGTCGGTATTCCATTTGTGCTTATTGGAATTCTTTTTTCAGATCATATCAGAGAAATAAAAGCCACTCTTTCTCCCAAGGAGCTTGAAAAGTGGCAGGTGAGTACCGGATACAAGGCCATTGCAGGACTTGTTTTTGGCATAGTCCTCACGATAGCAGAAATTGGAATATATGGAAATAAAGAGGTTCACTTTGGATCTCTTTTTATAGTGATCAGTATTTTGTTTATGTCAGAATGCAGGATTCCATCCGGAAACTATATATGGAGAATAGGTAAAAGAGCTTCTTCAAACATTTATTATTATCATGTGCTGATCATAGCCGTGATAGATATTATGGCTCAGAAAGGTATTATCCCTTCGCTTTCAATGGGGATTAAGCCTTTGATGATAATGGCTATTTGTGTGATTTTATTCTATTTTGTTCCGGTGTATTTTGAAAAATGGTTAAAAATGTCATCTAGTAGATGATGTAATTTAAGGTTATATTTGATAGTAAAAAATAAAGGATACGACAATGACTAAGGAAGAATTTTGGGGTCTGAGTAATAATAGAATACTGTTTCTGGACGGTGCTACGGGAACGAATCTTATGAAGGCCGGAATGCCGGCAGGAGTGTGCCCTGAGAACTGGATACTTGAGCATCAGGATGTAATGATAAATCTACAGAGCAATTACGCCAAGGCAGGTGCGGACATTATATATGCCCCGACTTTTACAGGAAATAGGATAAAACTTGCGGATTATGGTCTGGGAGACCGGATAGAAGAAATCAATTCAAGTCTTGTTAAACTCACCAAAAAAGCGGCACCGGGAGTTCTTGTCGCCGGAGATATTACCATGACCGGAAGACAGCTAAGGCCCATAGGTGATCTTGACTTTGAGGAGCTTGTAGATGTTTACAAACAGCAGATCAAAATACTGGAAGCAGCAGGCTGCGATATTCTTGTTGTAGAGACTATGATGAGTCTTCAGGAGTGTAGAGCAGCACTCATAGCGGCCAAGGAAGTTACTGACCTAGCGGTTATGGTTACCCTTACCTTTGAAGCTGATGGCAGAACTCTTTATGGTTCAGATGCTGCATCAAGTGCAATCACATTAGAAGCACTTGGAGCATGTGCTATAGGCGCGAACTGTTCCACCGGACCAGATAAGATGGCGGCTATTATCAGCGATATGGCTGCTGTGACAAGTATTCCGATCATTGCCAAGCCTAATGCAGGACTTCCATCTGTTGATGAGAATGGTAATACAGAGTATGACATGGACTGTGATACCTTTGTTAAAGAGATGGAACTTTTAGTAAGTGCAGGTGCTTCTATTATAGGCGGCTGCTGCGGAACTACCCCTGATTATATAAAGGGGCTTAAAGACAGATATGGTAATGTTAAACCAAACGATATAAGAGATGGAGAGGGAAATCCTGTTCCCAGAAAGATCTGTGGCAGAAGATATCTGGCTTCTGAGAGAATGAGTCTTTCTTTTGGTCTTGATGAGAATTTTATGATAGTCGGCGAGAGAATCAATCCTACCGGCAAAAAGAAGCTTCAGGAACAGCTACGAGAAGGCAATCTTGATATGGTCTGCGATTTTGCTGCCAATCAGGAAAAAGAGGGAGCTTCTATTCTTGATATAAACGTTGGAATGAGCGGAATTGATGAAAAAGAAATGATGCTCAAAGTTATGGAAGAAGTTATGTCCATTACTGACCTTCCTCTCTGCATTGATACAAGTAGTGCAGAAGTTATGGAAGCAGCCCTTCGTCTTTATCCCGGACGAGCTCTTATGAATTCAATTTCTCTTGAAAAGGGTAAGGCTGAAAAGTTCCTTCCTCTTGCCAAAAAGTATGGGGCTATGTTTATTCTTTTGCCACTTGCTGAAGCTCTTCCCAAGGATAGTCAGGAGAAGATAGATAATATCAATACAATTTATGAAATGGCCACAAAACTTGGGATGAATAAAGAGGATATCGTTGTTGACGGACTTGTTGCAACGGTAGGTGCTGATCCAAACGCGGCGATCAATACGCTTGATACTATAGGATATTGCCATGAGAACAGCTATGCAACTATCTGTGGCCTTTCCAATATTTCTTTTGGCCTTCCTCAGAGAAGCAACGTTAACACAGCCTTCCTTACGATGGCGATTGCAAGAGGCCTTACAATGGCAATTGCTAATCCTTCGCAGGAAATGTTGGTAAATGCAGCATTTGCTTCAGACCTTCTTCGTAAAAAAGAAGGCGCTGACGTAAGATATATAACAAGAATGGAGCGCTATGCAGATCAAAACTCTGCAAATAGTGCAGCTCAGAACGTATCTTCATCCAAAGCTGTTTTGGAAAACGATAATATTCTTGATATAATTAAGAAAGATGTACTTACAGGAAACAAGAGAGGAATTGTTAAGGATACTGAGAAAGCTGTTAAAGAAGGCAATTCCCCAAGACAAATTCTTGATGAGATACTTATGCCTGCAATTAATGAAGTAGGAGATCTCTTTGATAAGGGCAAATACTTCCTTCCTCAGCTGATAGCAGGTGCTGAGGCGATGAAGCTTTCAATCGGATATCTGGAGCCTCTTTTAAAAGAGGGGGCTGACTCAGGAGAAAAGCTTCCTTCTATCGTGATAGCTACTGTTCATGGAGATATCCATGATATTGGCAAGAACCTTGTGGCTCTTATGCTCAAGAACTACGGCTTTAATGTTATCGATCTTGGCAAGGATGTGCCAAGAGAGGAAATCATTAAGGCTGCCAGGAAATATGATGCTAAGATAATTGCGCTTTCTGCGCTTATGACTACTACGATGAAGGAAATGAAAAATGTAGTAGACCTGGCCCACGCGGAAAACCTTGATGCCAAGATCATAATCGGCGGCGCAGTAGTGACTCAGGATTATGCAGATGAGATTGGAGCGGATGGCTACTCTTCTGATGCAGCCGATGCGGTAAGAGTTGTCAAGAATATACTCGGAATAGAATAAAACTGGAGGAACCTATGACAGGGGCAGAAGTAATCGTAAGATGTTTGGAAAAAGAGAACACCAAGGTTATTTTTGGTTATTCAGGTGTTGCTATAGATCCTTTTTGGAATAAGATTCTTGATTCTAAGATAAAAAGAGTGCTTGTTCGTACTGAGCAAAATGCAGCTCATCTTGCAAGCGGCTATGCCAGAATAAGTGGGGGAGTCGGAGTGTGTGCTGTTACTTCCGGCCCGGGTGCTACGAACCTTATCACGGGTATAGCAACTGCATATGCTGACAGTATTCCGCTTGTTGCTATTACAGGGCAGGTCAACAGCGATATGATAGGAAGTGACGTTTTCCAGGAAGCTGATATTACAGGTGCTGTAGAGTCTTTTGTTAAGTATAGTTATCTGGTAAGAGATGTTAATGACCTTCCGAAAATAATCAAAGAAGCTTTTTACATTGCCAGTACAGGCAGGAGAGGTCCTGTTCTTATTGATATTCCATTTGATATTCAAAATGCAGAATACAAAGACAAGTTTGCTTATCCGGAATCTATTTCTATGCGAAGCTACAAGCCTACCGTAAAGGGAAATATGGCTCAGATCAAAAAAGTCATCAAAGAGGTTGAAAAGGCCAAAAGACCTATTATCTGCGTGGGAGGTGGAGTGCACCTAAGTCAGGCAACAATGGAAATCAGGAAGTTTGCTGAACTTAACAGCGTTCCTGTTGTATCTACCATGATGGGAATAGGCGTTATGCCATCTGACCATCCGCTTTTCTTTGGTATGGTTGGAAACAATGGTCAGCCCTTTGCTAACAGGGCTATGAATGAGTCGGATCTCCTTCTAATGGTAGGAGCAAGAGTTGCAGACAGAGCGGTCAACAGACCGGACCTTATTACAGAGAATAAGGTAATGGTTCATATTGACGTTGACCCGGCTGAAATTGGTAAAAACGTCGGACCTACTATTCCTCTTGTTGGTGATATCAAGAATATTTTCCAGGATTTTCTTGAACAGGATGAGCATGCTGATGATCACAGCGACTGGCTTGCTACTCTTAATAAATATAAAAACGAGATGGCCTCTGAGAGGGTGCCACGCGATGATGATTATGTGGAACCTAAGGATTTTATGACAAAACTCTCAGCAGCAGTAAATGATGATGCAATCTATGTTGCAGATGTAGGGCAGAACCAGATGTGGTCCTGTGCTTACTACAAGGTTAGAAACGGCAGATTTCTGACATCAGGCGGAATGGGAACAATGGGATACTCTATTCCGGCAGCAATGGGAGCTAAGCTTGCTGCTCCTGACAAGCAAGTGCTTGCTGTCATCGGAGACGGAGCTTTCCAGATGTCTATGATGGAGCTTGCCACCATGAGACAGTATGGCATTAACATCAAGATAATCGTTATGAAGAACGGCTTTCTTGGTATGGTGAGAGAACATCAGCATTATGCTTATGATGATAACTACAGCATGGTAGAGCTTAAGGGAGATCCGGATCTTTCCCTCATAGCAGCTGCCTACGATATGGAATACATGAAAGTTACAGGGGATGATAGTATAGAGAACAAGCTCAAAGAATTCTTCTCAGATGACAATGCAGCTATTATGGAAGTTCGCGTAGACCCTATGGAACTTGTTAAATATTAAATGTCAGAAAACTGGAGTGGCGAAAAATGCGTAGAATTTATTCAGTACTGGTTGAGAACAGAGCCGGTGTTCTTTCTAAAGTGGCAGGTCTTTTTTCCAGGAGAAACTTTAATATAGATTCTCTGGTTGTAGGTGAAACTGCTGATAAGGGAATATCTGCCATGACCATTGTTTCCAGCGGTGATGAGCGTACAATAGAGCAGATTGAGAAACAGCTCAATAAGAAAATTGATGTCATCAAGGTTAAGACCTTTAAGGAGAGCATGTCCATAAACAGAGAACTGATGCTCATTAAGGTTAAATATAACAGAGACAACAGACGTGATATCATGGAGAACTGTGAGATCATGAATGCTCAGATTGTTGATATGTCCAAGAATCTTATGATGATACAGATATGCGATACTTCAGAGAGGATTGAGCTTTTCATTGAAATGCTCAAAAGTGTCAGCATAGTAGAAATTGCAAGAACAGGGACAGTTGCGCTTACCAAGTGCAAGGAGCAGTGACTATATAATTGACATAGTGAATTTTCAAGTGGATTTTTTTGTCATTCTGATACAAATGACAAGATAATCCACTTTTGCTATACCAGGCCCATTTGATAAAATGATGCATATGAAAAAAGGTAATGAGGATATATATCAAAAAAGAATAAACAGACAGTATCTGACTCTTGTCTTTACCCTTGTGTTTGTAGTAACTACTCTTATTGCAGGGTCTTTGTATTTCAGATTCTACAGAGCAGGGATAACAGGCAAGGCGGAGGGCAATGAATACGAGCAGTATTATGTGATGATCACAGACAACTACAAGTCGGATTTCTGGCAGTCTGTATACAGATCAGCGCTTGAATTTGCCAAAGAGAACAATATTTATGTGGATCTTTTGGGAGAGAATCTTTCGGGGGATTATTCCTGTGAGGAGCTGATGCGAATAGCAATAGCATCCAGAGTAGATGGAATAATCGTCTATGCCAGTGAGGCAGTATCCATGACTAATCTGATCGATGAGGCGGTCAGGAGCGGAATACCTGTGGTGACTCTGTATGGTGACAGTACGCATTCAGACAGGATCAGTTTTGTTGGCGTTGGCGGCTATAGTGTAGGTAAGCTATATGGCAAGCAGATAGTCAGGATCATCAAGGAGAACAGAAGGCAGGAGCTTCTGGAATCAGAAACGATAGGGGACAGGACCAAGATCCAGATAGCTGCTTTAGCAAATTCTGATACTCTTGATGCCGGACAGAACATCATCATATCGTCAATGCAGGATACGATCAGACAGGAAAATGCTACGGATTCTGAGTTTGAGGTTTCAATTGTAACTGTCGATAATACTAATACCTTCTCAGTAGAGGAATCGATCAGAGATATTTTTATGCAAAAAGATGTCCCTGATGTAATAGTGTGCCTTAATGAGCAGAGCACAGTCTGCGCTTATCAGGCAGTTGTAGACTACAATATGGTTGGAGATGTCAATGTCCTTGGTTACTATGATTCGGAAGAAATAATCAAGGCAATTGACAGAGGAGTTATTTTTGCGACCATTTCTATTGATACTGATCAGCTGGGGACATACAGTATTCAGGCGCTGATGGACTATTATGAATATGGAAATACAAGTGAATATTACACTGCAGATATAACACTTATTGATAAAGATAATGTATATGAGTTCAAAAAACAGGAGGAGCAGGATGAATAGATTTTTTAACAGCTCTCTCCAGACCAAGATCATAAGTGTTTGTGTGTTTGCTAATGTAATTATCTTTGTGGTAAACATTTTTCTTTTGCTGGGAATTAACAGTATGTCCAATGATATGGACATGGTATATCAGGATAACAGGGCACTTAATGAGCTTACCAAAGCTCTTGATGAAGTTCAGGACTCGATGACTCTTTATCTTAGTTCCAAGACAAGTGATTCCCTGGAAAACTACTATATAAGTGCCCAGAAATTAACGAATCTATCAGGTGAGCTTGATGATAAGATAACTGACCTTTCTTATAACCGAATGGAAAGAAATATCAAGTACATGACAGGCAATTATCTTGGTGAGGTTGAGAAGACTATAGATACCAAGAGAGGCAGAAACGTCGAAAAATACAGAGCCTATTATGAGAAGTCCACAGAACTGTATAAGGATATCAAGGCCTATCTTACCAGCCTTAACCTTGAGCTTTTTGTATCCAATTCAGAGAGCTTTAACACTCTTATCAAGGCCTTTAGATACTTTGAAGTAGTCGCTGTCGGAGTCATGTTCATTGTAATGATAGGCAACGTGTTTATTATTACAAGCTTTGTTAAGACTATCATTTTACCGCTTAAGAAGTTATCTGACTCAGCGGATGAAGTTGCAGACGGTAATTTTGATATCGTTCTTCCTACAGCCCATTACAACGACGAGATAGGCATTGTTATTGGTGCCTTTAACAAGATGGTCATCAGTATCAAGGACTATATCGAGAAACTTAGAGAGAGCCTTGAGAAAGAGAAAGATATGCAGGAAAAAGAGCTTACAATGGAAGCTCACCTCAAGGATGCCCAGCTTAAGTACCTTAAGGCTCAGATAAATCCGCATTTTCTTTTTAATACCCTTAATGCCGGGGCTCAGCTTGCCATGATGGAAGGCGCTGACAGAACTTATGAGTATGTTCAGACTGTGGCTGATTTCTTCAGGTATAATGTCAAAAACCGTCAGGATACAGTTAATGTCCGCGAAGAAGTTACTCTTGTCGACAACTATATCAGGATACTTAATGTAAGGTTCTCAGGGGATATTGGCTATGACAAGCAGGTAGATGAGAGGCTCCTTGACCACAAGATGCCCAGTATGATCCTGCAGCCTATTGTTGAGAATGCTGTTAATCATGGAATAAGAGAAATGGCAGGGGATGGCAGGATCCTTCTTAAGGTTTACAGGGAAGATGACAATCTTTGTATCAGCGTTATAGATAACGGCAAGGGAATGGATGAAAAGACCATAGAAGAGATTCTCTCCGGAACCAGAAATCCTGATGAGAACAGCTATGACAACAACGGCATTGGAATGGACAATGTTATATCAAGACTTCGCCTGTTCGCAGGAAGAAGAGATGTTATCAGTATAAAGAGTGAAGGTGAAAACAAGGGGTGCGAGATAAAACTGAGCATTCCCCTTGAGGAGAATTAGTAAATGTATAGGGTAATGCTTGCAGATGATGAAGGAATCGTGATTGATTCTACTAAGTTTATTATAGAAAAAGAATTCGGAAATACATGTCAGGTGGAGTTTGCCAAGTCGGGGCGAAAGATGATAGAGCTTGCTGAGACTTTCAGACCGGATATAGCAATTGTAGATATCCATATGCCCGGTATAAATGGTATTGATGCCATCAGAGAGATGCAGAGATTTAGCAGTAATACAGTATTTATAGTAATGTCTGCCTATGACAAATTTGATTACGCCAAGGAAGCCATTAAGCTTGGAGTTCTTGAATATATTACCAAGCCCATGGATAAGACCAAGGTTATAAGTGTTCTTAAAAAGGCAATGGAGCAGATAGATTCAGACAGGGAAAAGAGGAGCAATGAACTTCTCATTAAAGAAAAACTGGAGACTGTAGAACCTATTATAGAGAACGGACTTATTTATGACATTCTTTTGCAGGAGCATTTCGAGGAAGATATAGACAATTACAGAACTATTCTGGGAATAGAGGAAAGCTATGGATACATGATGGCGATAGTATGCGGAGATTCTCAGGAAGGAAATCACATGACTAATGCTATCGGAAGTTCTGTCAAGATCTCCGGTAAGTATCAGGAAATAAGAGAAGGGGTCAAGAACTTCTTTGATTGCAAGATAGGTAATGTAATGGCTAATAAAATAGCTGTCCTGATTCCTCAAAAAGAGCCGCAGATGGAACTGGGACTTCGCTCAGAGCTTATAGACAGAGCAAGGGAAATGGCCAGATATCTCAGAAAGAAGACGGATATCAGCTTTAGAGTAGGTATTGGAGGAGTTAAGCCTTTAAAGGAACTTGGAGATTCTTACAAGGAAGCTCTTAATGCACTGATAGCTACAACCGGATCAGTAGCTCATGCAGATGACCTTACAATTAATTGCGATTATGAGGATGGATATCCTAAGGCTCTTGAGAAGCCTCTTTTTGAAGCCGTAGGTAAAGGCGATCTTAATGAGACCAGAGTTATAGCTGAGAAGTATGCTGACTGGATGTGCCAGAAGGCAGCAGATGGTGATCTTATGTCGATGAGACTCAAGGTTTTGGAGTTTTCACTTTATGCAGAACATCTTGCTTATCAAAATGGTGGTCAGACCTACAGATATTCCAGCAGGAACAATTATCTTCCTGAAATAATGGCTCTAGAAACTCCTATGGAGATAAGAGAATGGTTTATTTCCAAGGTTATGGCGGCCTGTAGCGATGTCATCAGTAAGAGACAGGAACGCTCAGGTAATATCATCAAGACTGCCAAGGATTATATTGATGCACATTTTGACAAGGATATTTCTTTGGACGATGTATCAAAGGTAGTAAATATTTCACCATATTATTTCAGTAAGATTTTTAAGGAAGAGAGCGGACTTAATTTTATTGAGTATCTGACTAACATCAGAATAGAAAAAGCCAAGAACCTATTGGAGAATTCTAATTTGTCCGTTAAAGAAATATGTATATCCTGTGGCTATTCGGACCCTAATTATTTTAGCCGCAGCTTCAAGAAAAATGTGGGAGTTACACCAACAGAATATAAAGACAGATTTTAAGTGGGGCAAAGGGTATGGGAAAGAAAAGGTTTGTATTAGGGTGCTTGATAGGTTGCTTACTTACAGCTTTATTATCCGGATGCAGTAGCCCTTCAAGAGAAGCTGAGAATTCCGGAAAAGAGAAAAGTGACAAGGTGCAGATAGGAATGTGCTTTGATTCTTTTGTCATAGAGAGGTGGCAAAGGGACAGGGATGTATTTGTTTCTACAGCCAAGGAACTGGGGGCAGAAGTTAATGTTCAGAATGCTAATGGTGACCCGGCCAAACAAAAGGAACAGATAGAGTATTTCATCAAAAAGGGGATGGATATTATAGTCATTATCTGTATTGATTCAAAGGAGATAGCAGATTCGGTCAAGAAGGCCCAGGATGAGGGAATCAAAGTTATTGCTTATGACAGACCGATTTCAAATGCCGGAGCAGACCTCTACATATCTTTTGATAATGAGATGGTTGGAGAGATGATGGGAGAGGCTTTTGTTAAAAATGGCTTAAAGGGCGGCAAGGTGGTAATGATATGCGGCCCGCTTACAGATAATAATGTTCCTATGGTTCGTGATGGTTTCACAAAAGTCATGGAAGAAAATGACAATGAAGTGCTTGATATCTATTATGCAGATGGATGGAAAGCAGAGGCAGCAGGGGATTACGTTTACAATAACACTGAGCTCATAGAAGAAGCAGATGCGAT
The sequence above is a segment of the Butyrivibrio proteoclasticus B316 genome. Coding sequences within it:
- a CDS encoding response regulator transcription factor codes for the protein MYRVMLADDEGIVIDSTKFIIEKEFGNTCQVEFAKSGRKMIELAETFRPDIAIVDIHMPGINGIDAIREMQRFSSNTVFIVMSAYDKFDYAKEAIKLGVLEYITKPMDKTKVISVLKKAMEQIDSDREKRSNELLIKEKLETVEPIIENGLIYDILLQEHFEEDIDNYRTILGIEESYGYMMAIVCGDSQEGNHMTNAIGSSVKISGKYQEIREGVKNFFDCKIGNVMANKIAVLIPQKEPQMELGLRSELIDRAREMARYLRKKTDISFRVGIGGVKPLKELGDSYKEALNALIATTGSVAHADDLTINCDYEDGYPKALEKPLFEAVGKGDLNETRVIAEKYADWMCQKAADGDLMSMRLKVLEFSLYAEHLAYQNGGQTYRYSSRNNYLPEIMALETPMEIREWFISKVMAACSDVISKRQERSGNIIKTAKDYIDAHFDKDISLDDVSKVVNISPYYFSKIFKEESGLNFIEYLTNIRIEKAKNLLENSNLSVKEICISCGYSDPNYFSRSFKKNVGVTPTEYKDRF
- the ilvB gene encoding biosynthetic-type acetolactate synthase large subunit, translating into MTGAEVIVRCLEKENTKVIFGYSGVAIDPFWNKILDSKIKRVLVRTEQNAAHLASGYARISGGVGVCAVTSGPGATNLITGIATAYADSIPLVAITGQVNSDMIGSDVFQEADITGAVESFVKYSYLVRDVNDLPKIIKEAFYIASTGRRGPVLIDIPFDIQNAEYKDKFAYPESISMRSYKPTVKGNMAQIKKVIKEVEKAKRPIICVGGGVHLSQATMEIRKFAELNSVPVVSTMMGIGVMPSDHPLFFGMVGNNGQPFANRAMNESDLLLMVGARVADRAVNRPDLITENKVMVHIDVDPAEIGKNVGPTIPLVGDIKNIFQDFLEQDEHADDHSDWLATLNKYKNEMASERVPRDDDYVEPKDFMTKLSAAVNDDAIYVADVGQNQMWSCAYYKVRNGRFLTSGGMGTMGYSIPAAMGAKLAAPDKQVLAVIGDGAFQMSMMELATMRQYGINIKIIVMKNGFLGMVREHQHYAYDDNYSMVELKGDPDLSLIAAAYDMEYMKVTGDDSIENKLKEFFSDDNAAIMEVRVDPMELVKY
- a CDS encoding acyltransferase family protein, with amino-acid sequence MKENRFLYAARFIACLAVITIHTRFPGKFGQVIDALARFAVPYFFAISGRFLLDASDNSIAFIRMRTGKALLKLLKITGIVYIIHLIFSLVVNIFNQMSVSEWLSSKFNFAELTNFVLYNSGRFIYDGSYTFDHLWYLFALIYVYGLIYIFAGVLIKWYKGLIGILLFFLYLGMLLQTYYPIRPFGINICTWFVMRNWLFVGIPFVLIGILFSDHIREIKATLSPKELEKWQVSTGYKAIAGLVFGIVLTIAEIGIYGNKEVHFGSLFIVISILFMSECRIPSGNYIWRIGKRASSNIYYYHVLIIAVIDIMAQKGIIPSLSMGIKPLMIMAICVILFYFVPVYFEKWLKMSSSR
- a CDS encoding sugar ABC transporter substrate-binding protein — encoded protein: MGKKRFVLGCLIGCLLTALLSGCSSPSREAENSGKEKSDKVQIGMCFDSFVIERWQRDRDVFVSTAKELGAEVNVQNANGDPAKQKEQIEYFIKKGMDIIVIICIDSKEIADSVKKAQDEGIKVIAYDRPISNAGADLYISFDNEMVGEMMGEAFVKNGLKGGKVVMICGPLTDNNVPMVRDGFTKVMEENDNEVLDIYYADGWKAEAAGDYVYNNTELIEEADAIMCGNDDLASKVVYALSEKRLAGKKMVSGQDADLEACQRIVEGTQLMTVYKPIEKLAGKAAEAAVALANGEELPAEELSEYDDGKKTVPYLKIETVSVSKDNMDDVIIKNGFHLKEDVYLNVPH
- a CDS encoding sensor histidine kinase — protein: MNRFFNSSLQTKIISVCVFANVIIFVVNIFLLLGINSMSNDMDMVYQDNRALNELTKALDEVQDSMTLYLSSKTSDSLENYYISAQKLTNLSGELDDKITDLSYNRMERNIKYMTGNYLGEVEKTIDTKRGRNVEKYRAYYEKSTELYKDIKAYLTSLNLELFVSNSESFNTLIKAFRYFEVVAVGVMFIVMIGNVFIITSFVKTIILPLKKLSDSADEVADGNFDIVLPTAHYNDEIGIVIGAFNKMVISIKDYIEKLRESLEKEKDMQEKELTMEAHLKDAQLKYLKAQINPHFLFNTLNAGAQLAMMEGADRTYEYVQTVADFFRYNVKNRQDTVNVREEVTLVDNYIRILNVRFSGDIGYDKQVDERLLDHKMPSMILQPIVENAVNHGIREMAGDGRILLKVYREDDNLCISVIDNGKGMDEKTIEEILSGTRNPDENSYDNNGIGMDNVISRLRLFAGRRDVISIKSEGENKGCEIKLSIPLEEN
- the ilvN gene encoding acetolactate synthase small subunit, producing MRRIYSVLVENRAGVLSKVAGLFSRRNFNIDSLVVGETADKGISAMTIVSSGDERTIEQIEKQLNKKIDVIKVKTFKESMSINRELMLIKVKYNRDNRRDIMENCEIMNAQIVDMSKNLMMIQICDTSERIELFIEMLKSVSIVEIARTGTVALTKCKEQ
- a CDS encoding sugar ABC transporter substrate-binding protein, which gives rise to MKKGNEDIYQKRINRQYLTLVFTLVFVVTTLIAGSLYFRFYRAGITGKAEGNEYEQYYVMITDNYKSDFWQSVYRSALEFAKENNIYVDLLGENLSGDYSCEELMRIAIASRVDGIIVYASEAVSMTNLIDEAVRSGIPVVTLYGDSTHSDRISFVGVGGYSVGKLYGKQIVRIIKENRRQELLESETIGDRTKIQIAALANSDTLDAGQNIIISSMQDTIRQENATDSEFEVSIVTVDNTNTFSVEESIRDIFMQKDVPDVIVCLNEQSTVCAYQAVVDYNMVGDVNVLGYYDSEEIIKAIDRGVIFATISIDTDQLGTYSIQALMDYYEYGNTSEYYTADITLIDKDNVYEFKKQEEQDE
- a CDS encoding homocysteine S-methyltransferase family protein, with translation MTKEEFWGLSNNRILFLDGATGTNLMKAGMPAGVCPENWILEHQDVMINLQSNYAKAGADIIYAPTFTGNRIKLADYGLGDRIEEINSSLVKLTKKAAPGVLVAGDITMTGRQLRPIGDLDFEELVDVYKQQIKILEAAGCDILVVETMMSLQECRAALIAAKEVTDLAVMVTLTFEADGRTLYGSDAASSAITLEALGACAIGANCSTGPDKMAAIISDMAAVTSIPIIAKPNAGLPSVDENGNTEYDMDCDTFVKEMELLVSAGASIIGGCCGTTPDYIKGLKDRYGNVKPNDIRDGEGNPVPRKICGRRYLASERMSLSFGLDENFMIVGERINPTGKKKLQEQLREGNLDMVCDFAANQEKEGASILDINVGMSGIDEKEMMLKVMEEVMSITDLPLCIDTSSAEVMEAALRLYPGRALMNSISLEKGKAEKFLPLAKKYGAMFILLPLAEALPKDSQEKIDNINTIYEMATKLGMNKEDIVVDGLVATVGADPNAAINTLDTIGYCHENSYATICGLSNISFGLPQRSNVNTAFLTMAIARGLTMAIANPSQEMLVNAAFASDLLRKKEGADVRYITRMERYADQNSANSAAQNVSSSKAVLENDNILDIIKKDVLTGNKRGIVKDTEKAVKEGNSPRQILDEILMPAINEVGDLFDKGKYFLPQLIAGAEAMKLSIGYLEPLLKEGADSGEKLPSIVIATVHGDIHDIGKNLVALMLKNYGFNVIDLGKDVPREEIIKAARKYDAKIIALSALMTTTMKEMKNVVDLAHAENLDAKIIIGGAVVTQDYADEIGADGYSSDAADAVRVVKNILGIE